The following are encoded in a window of Drosophila simulans strain w501 chromosome 3L, Prin_Dsim_3.1, whole genome shotgun sequence genomic DNA:
- the LOC6736583 gene encoding girdin isoform X2 yields MAGTATATPMEIDEFVNSSIISWLESCLPRAELLAGYTSLLDGHIIHSVWLQIDPEPQNNPSELTDLNGKSLSIARAKNFECVVRNLKSFFEEELGQTILVLPDAFTLGHHPESKNGLEQMKTLLTLLLGAAVQCPNKELFIARIKELDLETQHAIVGLIKQVTDSHSLVLTEDSLERLTPQSMYTHILRLTKERDVMYLKWIDLACVETEMAASENLVECGQGVSVTRSPSNGTATSTPSSSSNSESNHLAVECADLRSKNRKLRQELEEKSENLLELREELDDKKARFDKLRQESQEWFTEAKRASAYRDEVDILRERAERADRLEVEVQKYREKLGDSDFYKSRVEELREDNRVLLESKEMLEEQLQRYRKRSEHAISLESEIIKYKQKLNDMALERDVDRSKLEELLEENAQLQLVARNLNSTMDLDKSFSENEDDCNSGDNSLSEQLTNNAQTRALKLELENRRLTAALEQLKESSFHESTSKMLELEKEKKKLSLKIEQMQENIHRLTQQNVELEGVFKNALEENKKLQDAVDNRQKSYDRQSMEREADRQKLSDAEQHVETLNKEKQRIQTLNESIQRRADDLERLAESKTKELEQYLEKSRQYELTKQKLYEIEAKVSSYERENASLLKEVSKLKEGSEEKSVQLDDSINRLDVQSKELQKLGKALEDSEQVHQKLVELEKQNQELASQRIIDQEMISTLRNDLVTGTLVTKKVRNNLEKLGLADEEPGELNVEHVVEKLVRNPETFKTVREIMLNVTREQLEEEEREGGVKSDMCVLCHRQEIFTVEKNIELAATPAPAPAQPSSQELRFEHKLRLSPARESAELTRIKDSNTQLQTENARLSVDVAALGSQITSLNTQHVALQLANSQLAAEKDTLLKEIDSLQQEHKHALQDQVTLQCLHDQLSAEYESLNKDKEQLKAAVRDLRQELRDTREQQSALEQRIEELTIQNNNMKTCSEDLSILRTEHSKLTDDFRNLFATSDRFKNEYKNIQEQYKMVRMEHSSLKLQNTELSGELNAKSDQVRCLQMEYSKVQQRCEMLIQNNAELDSERKALMDNVSQLLSQYQELLAISLEDKKHFHEEEKNYTERVHSLKRQKEKLEEKIMEHYKKSETTVHKKKPFASMLVRRVKKASSDLMNKVPSRNRRSWVDDARTNSQFVIGSESGGNESDNSNEEPLSIASDTHLLQRNVPLRQSLQRDLLDNSIQRGGPVRSSLQAQKRTDLNNSRRNSVHGLEAPDVTGSSLTLGTAGSRRTVYLIDEHQKLPDGSTPGAAQSQSVGGSGSVSAATPTPAEPQTPQKSTENNAPVGPATFLMYNRINTTIGGASNSGDQSPLLQASGSVSGTTMQDDKSARKRTEDKSNSIWYEYGCV; encoded by the exons ATGGCTGGCACTGCGACCGCGACGCCAATGGAAATTGATGAGTTTGTTAATTCGTCCATAATTTCTTGG CTGGAATCATGTCTGCCACGTGCCGAGCTTCTCGCCGGATACACCTCCCTGCTTGATGGCCACATAATCCACAGCGTCTGGCTGCAAATCGACCCCGAGCCGCAGAATAATCCCAGCGAGTTGACCGATCTTAACGGGAAATCTCTCAGCATCGCGAGGGCCAAGAACTTCGAGTGCGTCGTGAGGAATCTAAAGTCTTTCTTTGAGGAGGAGCTTGGTCAAACCATACTGGTCCTACCCGATGCCTTCACCTTGGGTCATCATCCGGAGAGTAAGAACGGGCTCGAACAGATGAAGACCTTGCTGACCCTGTTGCTCGGCGCAGCTGTGCAATGTCCCAACAAGGAGCTGTTTATTGCTCGCATCAAGGAGCTGGACCTAGAAACGCAGCACGCTATTGTGGGATTGATCAAACAGGTGACCGACAGCCATAGTTTGGTGCTTACCGAGGACTCCTTGGAGAGACTTACGCCGCAGAGCATGTACACGCACATTCTGCGCCTGACCAAGGAGCGGGACGTCATGTATCTCAAGTGGATCGATTTGGCGTGCGTGGAGACCGAAATGGCAGCCAGCGAAAATTTGGTGGAATGTGGCCAAGGTGTCAGCGTTACACGTTCCCCTTCAAACGGAACTGCCACCTCGACACCTTCATCTTCTTCCAATTCGGAAAGCAATCACCTTGCCGTAGAATGTGCCGATCTGCGTTCGAAGAACCGCAAGCTGCGCCAGGAACT CGAGGAAAAGTCCGAGAATCTTTTGGAGCTACGTGAGGAGTTGGATGACAAGAAGGCTCGCTTTGACAAGCTGCGCCAGGAAAGCCAAGAATGGTTTACGGAGGCCAAGCGGGCATCTGCATATCGTGACGAGGTGGACATCCTCCGGGAAAGGGCTGAAAGAGCTGATCGCCTGGAGGTGGAAGTTCAGAAGTACCGCGAGAAACTCGGAGATTCAGACTTTTATAAATCCCGCGTTGAGGAACTGCGGGAGGACAACCGTGTGCTGCTTGAATCCAA GGAAATGCTGGAGGAGCAGTTGCAGCGTTACCGAAAAAGGTCTGAGCATGCCATCTCTCTGGAATCCGAGattattaaatacaaacaGAAGCTCAACGACATGGCTCTCGAACGGGACGTAGATCGCTCCAAGCTAGAGGAGTTGCTGGAGGAGAACGCGCAACTGCAACTGGTAGCCAGGAATCTCAACTCGACGATGGATTTGGATAAATCCTTTTCCGAAAACGAAGACGATTGCAACTCAGGCGACAATAGTCTTTCGGAACAGCTAACGAACAATGCTCAGACCCGTGCACTCAAGCTCGAGCTGGAGAACCGTCGTTTGACCGCCGCTCTGGAACAGTTAAAAGAAAGTAGCTTCCACGAATCCACCAGCAAGATGCTTGAActggagaaggagaagaaaaaGCTGTCTCTAAAAATTGAACAGATGCAAGAAAACATCCATCGTCTGACTCAGCAGAATGTCGAACTGGAAGGGGTCTTTAAAAATGCCCTGGAAGAGAACAAAAAGTTACAGGATGCGGTGGATAATCGCCAAAAGAGTTACGATCGACAGAGCATGGAACGCGAGGCTGACCGTCAAAAGCTTTCTGATGCCGAGCAGCATGTCGAAACCCtaaacaaagaaaagcaaCGTATTCAAACCCTTAACGAAAGCATTCAGCGAAGAGCCGACGATCTTGAACGGTTGGCAGAGAGCAAGACAAAGGAACTAGAGCAATACTTGGAAAAATCAAGGCAATACGAGCTTACTAAGCAGAAGCTCTATGAGATCGAAGCAAAGGTCTCCTCGTACGAGCGAGAAAACGCCAGCCTGCTTAAGGAAGTGTCTAAACTCAAAGAGGGTAGCGAGGAAAAGTCTGTGCAGCTGGACGACAGTATTAATCGGCTCGATGTACAGAGCAAAGAACTACAAAAGCTGGGCAAAGCACTTGAAGATTCGGAGCAAGTGCATCAAAAGCTTGTGGAACTTGAGAAGCAAAACCAAGAGCTAGCTTCACAGCGCATCATTGATCAAGAGATGATCAGCACTCTTCGAAACGACTTGGTCACTGGTACTCTAGTAACGAAGAAAGTGCGAAACAACTTGGAGAAACTAGGACTGGCGGACGAAGAGCCCGGTGAGCTCAATGTGGAGCATGTGGTGGAGAAGTTGGTGCGCAACCCGGAGACTTTTAAAACGGTTCGCGAGATAATGCTAAACGTGACCCgagagcagctggaggaggaggagcgagAAGGTGGCGTCAAGTCTGACATGTGTGTGTTATGCCACCGTCAGGAGATCTTTACGGTGGAAAAGAACATTGAACTCGCGGCTACTCCAGCTCCTGCACCAGCTCAACCATCTTCGCAGGAACTTCGCTTTGAACACAAGTTACGTCTAAGTCCAGCACGAGAATCAGCAGAGCTGACCCGTATTAAGGATTCCAACACTCAGCTTCAGACGGAGAATGCTCGTCTTAGCGTGGACGTGGCTGCTTTGGGCTCGCAAATAACTTCGCTGAACACGCAGCATGTAGCCCTACAGCTGGCCAACTCCCAGTTGGCTGCCGAAAAAGATACGCTGCTCAAAGAAATCGATTcactgcagcaggagcacaaACATGCTTTGCAGGATCAGGTAACGTTGCAATGCCTGCATGATCAACTCTCCGCGGAGTACGAGTCCCTGAACAAGGACAAGGAGCAGCTAAAGGCTGCAGTGCGGGATTTGCGTCAGGAGCTGCGAGATACCCGTGAACAGCAGTCTGCATTGGAGCAACGCATTGAGGAGTTGACTATTCAGAACAACAACATGAAAACATGCAGCGAGGATCTGTCAATCCTGCGTACCGAGCACTCCAAACTGACAGACGACTTCCGGAATCTGTTCGCCACCAGCGATCGCTTCAAGAACGAATACAAAAACATCCAGGAGCAGTACAAGATGGTACGCATGGAGCACTCCAGCCTGAAGTTACAGAACACAGAACTCTCCGGCGAGCTAAATGCCAAGAGCGATCAGGTCCGTTGCCTGCAGATGGAGTATAGCAAGGTTCAACAGCGTTGTGAG ATGTTAATACAAAACAATGCTGAACTGGACTCGGAGCGCAAGGCTCTGATGGACAACGTGTCCCAATTGCTCTCCCAATATCAGGAACTTTTGGCCATATCTCTGGAGGACAAAAAGCACTTCCATGAGGAGGAGAAGAACTACACCGAACGTGTGCACAGCCTCAAGCGGCAGAAGGAAAAGCTGGAGGAGAAAATTATGGAGCATTACAAGAAGTCAGAGACCACAGTGCACAAGAA AAAACCATTTGCCAGCATGCTGGTTAGAAGAGTGAAGAAAGCTAGCTCGGATCTAATGAACAAGGTGCCCAGTCGA AACCGTCGCTCTTGGGTAGATGACGCGCGTACCAATTCCCAGTTCGTGATCGGTTCCGAGTCAGGCGGCAATGAGTCGGATAATAGCAATGAGGAGCCACTGTCCATTGCCTCCGACACGCACCTGCTCCAGAGGAATGTCCCGCTCCGCCAGAGTCTGCAGCG GGATTTGCTGGATAACTCGATCCAACGCGGCGGCCCCGTGCGCAGTAGCCTGCAGGCTCAGAAACGTACGGATTTGAATAACTCACGTAGAAATAGCGTGCACGG TCTTGAAGCGCCAGACGTGACGGGCAGCAGTCTGACTCTCGGGACGGCCGGCTCCAGACGCACCGTTTATCTTATCGATGAGCACCAGAAGCTTCCCGATGGCTCCACTCCCGGCGCCGCACAGTCACAGTCTGTTGGCGGCAGTGGCTCCGTCAGCGCCGCAACTCCTACTCCCGCAGAACCTCAGACGCCTCAGAAGAGTACGGAAAACAATGCCCCGGTGGGCCCAGCCACGTTTCTCATGTACAACCGGATAAACACCACGATCGGGGGAGCCTCGAACAGCGGGGACCAGAGCCctctgctgcaggccagcggCAGCGTCTCGGGAACGACCATGCAGGATGACAAGTCGGCAAGGAAGCGGACCGAAGACAAGAGCAATAGCATCTGGTATGAGTACGGCTGCGTCTAG
- the LOC6736583 gene encoding girdin isoform X4 gives MAGTATATPMEIDEFVNSSIISWLESCLPRAELLAGYTSLLDGHIIHSVWLQIDPEPQNNPSELTDLNGKSLSIARAKNFECVVRNLKSFFEEELGQTILVLPDAFTLGHHPESKNGLEQMKTLLTLLLGAAVQCPNKELFIARIKELDLETQHAIVGLIKQVTDSHSLVLTEDSLERLTPQSMYTHILRLTKERDVMYLKWIDLACVETEMAASENLVECGQGVSVTRSPSNGTATSTPSSSSNSESNHLAVECADLRSKNRKLRQELEEKSENLLELREELDDKKARFDKLRQESQEWFTEAKRASAYRDEVDILRERAERADRLEVEVQKYREKLGDSDFYKSRVEELREDNRVLLESKEMLEEQLQRYRKRSEHAISLESEIIKYKQKLNDMALERDVDRSKLEELLEENAQLQLVARNLNSTMDLDKSFSENEDDCNSGDNSLSEQLTNNAQTRALKLELENRRLTAALEQLKESSFHESTSKMLELEKEKKKLSLKIEQMQENIHRLTQQNVELEGVFKNALEENKKLQDAVDNRQKSYDRQSMEREADRQKLSDAEQHVETLNKEKQRIQTLNESIQRRADDLERLAESKTKELEQYLEKSRQYELTKQKLYEIEAKVSSYERENASLLKEVSKLKEGSEEKSVQLDDSINRLDVQSKELQKLGKALEDSEQVHQKLVELEKQNQELASQRIIDQEMISTLRNDLVTGTLVTKKVRNNLEKLGLADEEPGELNVEHVVEKLVRNPETFKTVREIMLNVTREQLEEEEREGGVKSDMCVLCHRQEIFTVEKNIELAATPAPAPAQPSSQELRFEHKLRLSPARESAELTRIKDSNTQLQTENARLSVDVAALGSQITSLNTQHVALQLANSQLAAEKDTLLKEIDSLQQEHKHALQDQVTLQCLHDQLSAEYESLNKDKEQLKAAVRDLRQELRDTREQQSALEQRIEELTIQNNNMKTCSEDLSILRTEHSKLTDDFRNLFATSDRFKNEYKNIQEQYKMVRMEHSSLKLQNTELSGELNAKSDQVRCLQMEYSKVQQRCEMLIQNNAELDSERKALMDNVSQLLSQYQELLAISLEDKKHFHEEEKNYTERVHSLKRQKEKLEEKIMEHYKKSETTVHKKKPFASMLVRRVKKASSDLMNKVPSRNRRSWVDDARTNSQFVIGSESGGNESDNSNEEPLSIASDTHLLQRNVPLRQSLQRLEAPDVTGSSLTLGTAGSRRTVYLIDEHQKLPDGSTPGAAQSQSVGGSGSVSAATPTPAEPQTPQKSTENNAPVGPATFLMYNRINTTIGGASNSGDQSPLLQASGSVSGTTMQDDKSARKRTEDKSNSIWYEYGCV, from the exons ATGGCTGGCACTGCGACCGCGACGCCAATGGAAATTGATGAGTTTGTTAATTCGTCCATAATTTCTTGG CTGGAATCATGTCTGCCACGTGCCGAGCTTCTCGCCGGATACACCTCCCTGCTTGATGGCCACATAATCCACAGCGTCTGGCTGCAAATCGACCCCGAGCCGCAGAATAATCCCAGCGAGTTGACCGATCTTAACGGGAAATCTCTCAGCATCGCGAGGGCCAAGAACTTCGAGTGCGTCGTGAGGAATCTAAAGTCTTTCTTTGAGGAGGAGCTTGGTCAAACCATACTGGTCCTACCCGATGCCTTCACCTTGGGTCATCATCCGGAGAGTAAGAACGGGCTCGAACAGATGAAGACCTTGCTGACCCTGTTGCTCGGCGCAGCTGTGCAATGTCCCAACAAGGAGCTGTTTATTGCTCGCATCAAGGAGCTGGACCTAGAAACGCAGCACGCTATTGTGGGATTGATCAAACAGGTGACCGACAGCCATAGTTTGGTGCTTACCGAGGACTCCTTGGAGAGACTTACGCCGCAGAGCATGTACACGCACATTCTGCGCCTGACCAAGGAGCGGGACGTCATGTATCTCAAGTGGATCGATTTGGCGTGCGTGGAGACCGAAATGGCAGCCAGCGAAAATTTGGTGGAATGTGGCCAAGGTGTCAGCGTTACACGTTCCCCTTCAAACGGAACTGCCACCTCGACACCTTCATCTTCTTCCAATTCGGAAAGCAATCACCTTGCCGTAGAATGTGCCGATCTGCGTTCGAAGAACCGCAAGCTGCGCCAGGAACT CGAGGAAAAGTCCGAGAATCTTTTGGAGCTACGTGAGGAGTTGGATGACAAGAAGGCTCGCTTTGACAAGCTGCGCCAGGAAAGCCAAGAATGGTTTACGGAGGCCAAGCGGGCATCTGCATATCGTGACGAGGTGGACATCCTCCGGGAAAGGGCTGAAAGAGCTGATCGCCTGGAGGTGGAAGTTCAGAAGTACCGCGAGAAACTCGGAGATTCAGACTTTTATAAATCCCGCGTTGAGGAACTGCGGGAGGACAACCGTGTGCTGCTTGAATCCAA GGAAATGCTGGAGGAGCAGTTGCAGCGTTACCGAAAAAGGTCTGAGCATGCCATCTCTCTGGAATCCGAGattattaaatacaaacaGAAGCTCAACGACATGGCTCTCGAACGGGACGTAGATCGCTCCAAGCTAGAGGAGTTGCTGGAGGAGAACGCGCAACTGCAACTGGTAGCCAGGAATCTCAACTCGACGATGGATTTGGATAAATCCTTTTCCGAAAACGAAGACGATTGCAACTCAGGCGACAATAGTCTTTCGGAACAGCTAACGAACAATGCTCAGACCCGTGCACTCAAGCTCGAGCTGGAGAACCGTCGTTTGACCGCCGCTCTGGAACAGTTAAAAGAAAGTAGCTTCCACGAATCCACCAGCAAGATGCTTGAActggagaaggagaagaaaaaGCTGTCTCTAAAAATTGAACAGATGCAAGAAAACATCCATCGTCTGACTCAGCAGAATGTCGAACTGGAAGGGGTCTTTAAAAATGCCCTGGAAGAGAACAAAAAGTTACAGGATGCGGTGGATAATCGCCAAAAGAGTTACGATCGACAGAGCATGGAACGCGAGGCTGACCGTCAAAAGCTTTCTGATGCCGAGCAGCATGTCGAAACCCtaaacaaagaaaagcaaCGTATTCAAACCCTTAACGAAAGCATTCAGCGAAGAGCCGACGATCTTGAACGGTTGGCAGAGAGCAAGACAAAGGAACTAGAGCAATACTTGGAAAAATCAAGGCAATACGAGCTTACTAAGCAGAAGCTCTATGAGATCGAAGCAAAGGTCTCCTCGTACGAGCGAGAAAACGCCAGCCTGCTTAAGGAAGTGTCTAAACTCAAAGAGGGTAGCGAGGAAAAGTCTGTGCAGCTGGACGACAGTATTAATCGGCTCGATGTACAGAGCAAAGAACTACAAAAGCTGGGCAAAGCACTTGAAGATTCGGAGCAAGTGCATCAAAAGCTTGTGGAACTTGAGAAGCAAAACCAAGAGCTAGCTTCACAGCGCATCATTGATCAAGAGATGATCAGCACTCTTCGAAACGACTTGGTCACTGGTACTCTAGTAACGAAGAAAGTGCGAAACAACTTGGAGAAACTAGGACTGGCGGACGAAGAGCCCGGTGAGCTCAATGTGGAGCATGTGGTGGAGAAGTTGGTGCGCAACCCGGAGACTTTTAAAACGGTTCGCGAGATAATGCTAAACGTGACCCgagagcagctggaggaggaggagcgagAAGGTGGCGTCAAGTCTGACATGTGTGTGTTATGCCACCGTCAGGAGATCTTTACGGTGGAAAAGAACATTGAACTCGCGGCTACTCCAGCTCCTGCACCAGCTCAACCATCTTCGCAGGAACTTCGCTTTGAACACAAGTTACGTCTAAGTCCAGCACGAGAATCAGCAGAGCTGACCCGTATTAAGGATTCCAACACTCAGCTTCAGACGGAGAATGCTCGTCTTAGCGTGGACGTGGCTGCTTTGGGCTCGCAAATAACTTCGCTGAACACGCAGCATGTAGCCCTACAGCTGGCCAACTCCCAGTTGGCTGCCGAAAAAGATACGCTGCTCAAAGAAATCGATTcactgcagcaggagcacaaACATGCTTTGCAGGATCAGGTAACGTTGCAATGCCTGCATGATCAACTCTCCGCGGAGTACGAGTCCCTGAACAAGGACAAGGAGCAGCTAAAGGCTGCAGTGCGGGATTTGCGTCAGGAGCTGCGAGATACCCGTGAACAGCAGTCTGCATTGGAGCAACGCATTGAGGAGTTGACTATTCAGAACAACAACATGAAAACATGCAGCGAGGATCTGTCAATCCTGCGTACCGAGCACTCCAAACTGACAGACGACTTCCGGAATCTGTTCGCCACCAGCGATCGCTTCAAGAACGAATACAAAAACATCCAGGAGCAGTACAAGATGGTACGCATGGAGCACTCCAGCCTGAAGTTACAGAACACAGAACTCTCCGGCGAGCTAAATGCCAAGAGCGATCAGGTCCGTTGCCTGCAGATGGAGTATAGCAAGGTTCAACAGCGTTGTGAG ATGTTAATACAAAACAATGCTGAACTGGACTCGGAGCGCAAGGCTCTGATGGACAACGTGTCCCAATTGCTCTCCCAATATCAGGAACTTTTGGCCATATCTCTGGAGGACAAAAAGCACTTCCATGAGGAGGAGAAGAACTACACCGAACGTGTGCACAGCCTCAAGCGGCAGAAGGAAAAGCTGGAGGAGAAAATTATGGAGCATTACAAGAAGTCAGAGACCACAGTGCACAAGAA AAAACCATTTGCCAGCATGCTGGTTAGAAGAGTGAAGAAAGCTAGCTCGGATCTAATGAACAAGGTGCCCAGTCGA AACCGTCGCTCTTGGGTAGATGACGCGCGTACCAATTCCCAGTTCGTGATCGGTTCCGAGTCAGGCGGCAATGAGTCGGATAATAGCAATGAGGAGCCACTGTCCATTGCCTCCGACACGCACCTGCTCCAGAGGAATGTCCCGCTCCGCCAGAGTCTGCAGCG TCTTGAAGCGCCAGACGTGACGGGCAGCAGTCTGACTCTCGGGACGGCCGGCTCCAGACGCACCGTTTATCTTATCGATGAGCACCAGAAGCTTCCCGATGGCTCCACTCCCGGCGCCGCACAGTCACAGTCTGTTGGCGGCAGTGGCTCCGTCAGCGCCGCAACTCCTACTCCCGCAGAACCTCAGACGCCTCAGAAGAGTACGGAAAACAATGCCCCGGTGGGCCCAGCCACGTTTCTCATGTACAACCGGATAAACACCACGATCGGGGGAGCCTCGAACAGCGGGGACCAGAGCCctctgctgcaggccagcggCAGCGTCTCGGGAACGACCATGCAGGATGACAAGTCGGCAAGGAAGCGGACCGAAGACAAGAGCAATAGCATCTGGTATGAGTACGGCTGCGTCTAG